The stretch of DNA ATGTGGTCAGGCGCTGGAGTTCATCGAACCAGGCCAGATCCTCGATCCCGGCGTCGGGCATGAAGGTTTTTGGGAATATGTGCCGGTAGGCGGAGTTGTCCGTGCCCCAGCCCACTTTGGTCAGGTCGCGCACCGCTTCGCGTCTGGCGTGTTCCTCCGGGCTTGCCATGTGGCGCCATCCGGCGGCGTATCCGCTGATCAGGATCAGGCCCGATACACGTTCGGGATGGCGTGCCGCGTATTCGACCGCGACAGCGGCGCCCTGGGAAATGCCCGGCAGCGGAACGCGTTCAATGTCCAGTTTGTTGACCACCGCTTCGAGGTCTTCGACGAAGGCATCGAAGCTCAGATCCCTGACATCGCAGTCCGACAGGCCGCACCCGCGTTCATCGTAGCGGATCAGGGTTCTGTCCCGCGCGAGTTCCGAAAAGCGCCTGCCCCAGATCGGGCTGGTCCAGTCGAATTCGAGATGGGTGAGCCAATTGGCTGTCTTGAGGATGGGTGCCCCGGTGCCCGATGTGGCGTAGGCGATTTTCACACCGTCTGCCGCATCGCAGAACCCGATGCGCTGCGCGCGCAGGACATCGAGCGCGCCGCGCGCCGGTATCGTCTTGGTCCGGGATCCGGTTGTGGCCGTGATCGTGTCGCGGGTGTGCGCGGCGCCTGTGTTGCCTTGCGCCTGCGCACGGGGCCAGTTGCGCTGGTCCGGGGGCGATGGCGCGTCGTCTGCGGCGGCCTCGCGCCAGAGCCGCATCCACCACCTTGCGCAGTTTGCTGAGCGACCAGCGCAGCGCCGCCTTGCGATCGTCGCGCAGGTCCCAGAACAGCTCGCACAGGTGCGCGCGACGCGCTCTAAATCAATGGGTCGCGTGGTGGTACACAGCCGCGCGGGCAACAAAAACTGGCTTCGCAAATGGGGTGACCGTGAGCGTGTTCTTGTCTGTCGGGCGGTCCGCGCGGGGCCAGCGCATGTCGCGGCAAGGGAGGGTTGAGGGGTAACGTGCTGAATAGGAAGGTGTTTTAATCGGCGGCGATCTGCAACAGGCGCAGAGGTGCGATCCGTCATCGAAGCGGAGGGGATGCCCGGACGCGGACCGCTATGCAGGGCCTTTGGACAGCAGATAGCCGCCAAGCAAGATCAACAGCGCCCCAAGCGCCGCTATCATCGTGACTGCTTCGCCGAAAAAGAGATAGCCGACCAGCATCGAGAATATGATCCACGTGTACCCGACCGGACCGGCAATCACCAACGGAGCCAGGCGATACCCGATGAAGAAACAGAACTGGCCGAAAACGGCGAGCGGTCCCCAGGCGATGAACAGGATGTTGTCCGTCAAGGCACCAAGCTGACCGAAGATCGCAAGCGCCAGAAACACCAGCAAGCAACCGAAGAGATTCACGTAAAAGAGGGCAATGATCGGTCGGTCCCGTGTGCCGGTCACCTTGATGAACACCCCCTCGAACGCGATGAAACATGCGCCGCCGACGGCCAGAAGCAGCCCCTGCGTGGAGGCGGTCGCGAACGTTCCCTCCTGTCCGATGACGACGACGCACAGCGCACCCGAAAGGCATAGGACAAGACCGGACCACGTCGTGCGGCTTGGCGTCTCTTTCAGAAGCAGGGCACCGAGCAGAAAGATCAATACACCGTCGAGCAAACCGATGGCGGTTGCCGTTGCGACGGGCAAGACCGCCGTTGCGGCGATCATCATGGACCCACCCGTGGCACCGCAGGTGGACCGAACAAGGTTCAGTCCGACATTCCGCAGCGTTGTTTGGAGCGGCGTGATGCGCCTGAGTGCGAGGACGCAACAGATTGACATGAACCCGCCGACGTAGCGATAGAACACGATGTCGAGCGTGATGTCCGTGGTTCCGACAAACTTCGCCGACGCGAAGAAGAATGTGAAAACCACAACACCCAGAATGATCCAGGCGATGCCGACAAGTCGCGTCGATGTCGTGTCGTTGTCCGTATTGCCGTCTGCCACCTCAGACCCTTCGGTGCGCCGCGTCGGGCGATCCATTTCAACCCGACTGTGACGCGCTCTTGCCTTGAGACCATGTGATCCACGAGATGGAGCATGAACGGGTTGTCGCGCGGCGTCAGCAGGAAATACCGGTGTCCTGTGGTTTTCGGGGTGGCCACCGCCCTTGCAGGCTTGCGACCGCGCCGGTTTTCATCAATGCGCAGATGCGTATGTCCGCCAACAAGGGCGGCACGTTTCGGACATGCCTATGCGGCCCTGATTGAACACATGTGCATATCGGGCAAACACCGGTCCTTAGGTCCAATCCGGCGGGCCTGTGCGGCGCGCGGGTTCCCCCCCCTGCGATACGCGCCGCGCCTACCGGAACATCGGTGGTCGTGCATCCAGCCATTTGCCGTCCTGTTTGCCGCTGTCTGCCACTGCAAACACGGCGGCCATCGACCGCAATCCATCTTCGGCCCGTGGATACAGGTTCGCCGCCGGGTCCATCAGCCGCCCTTCCTTGCGCGCCCGGATCGCTTCGGCGAGGTCGGTGTAGATGTTGGCGAAGGCCAGCGGCATCCCTTCGGCATGGCCGATGGTGACGCGGGTGGTGCGGTCGGCCTCGGGCGAGAGGTTCGCCTCGCCCCGTTCGATGATTTGCAGCCGTTCGTTCAGGGGCATGTAGTGCAGTTGGTTGGGCTGTTCCTGTGACCAGCGCAGGCCGCCGGTTTCGCCAAAGACCTGGAGGGTGAGCCCGTGTTGCCGCCCGATGGCGACGGACGAGGTCCAGAGCCGCCCGACCGCGCCGCCATCCATGCGGAAGTTGACCATGGCGTCATCCTCGAGCGTGCGCACGTCGATGCAGGAGACGGTGTCGGCGCTGAGTTTTTCGACCTCTTGGCCCGTCACGAAGGACGCCATGTGCAGCGCGTGGATGCCGCAATCGGCAAATTGCGCGGACACGCCCGCCTGCGCCGGGTCGTAGCGCCAGCGGACGCGGGGGTTGTCGGCATCCGTCGCATCCGCGTGGTGGCCGTGGGCAAATTCCGCCACCACCAGCCGCACCTTGCCGATGTCGCCGCGTGCCACCATGGCCCGCATGTGCCGCACCAGCGAATAGCCGGTGTAGCCGTAGTTCACGGCGCAGATGTTGCCCGTCTTCTGGGCGATCTCGACGATTTCCTGCCCTTCCTCGACTGTCATGGTCATGGGTTTTTCGCAGAGCACGTGAAAGCCCCCTTCGAGGAAGGCTTTGGTGATCTCAAAATGTGTGGCGTTGGGGGTGGCGACGGTGACGAGGTCGACCTTGTCGGCGCGCTTGGCCTCGGCCTGCAGCATGTCCTGCCACGACCCGTAAGCGCGGTCGCCAAGCCCGAGGCGCTGGCCATAGTCGCGGCCCGCGTCGGGGCGGTGGTCGAGCGCGCCTGCGGTGAAGTCAAAGAGCCCGTCGAGCCCGGCGCCCAGGCGGTGGGCGGGGCCGATTTGGGATCCTTCGCCGCCGCCGATCATGCCCCATTGGAGTTTTGTCATGGCTTACGCTCCCTCAAAGCCGATGGATTGCAGGTAGGCGCGGTTGAGTTTCGCGTCGTCGATGGGGAGGTGTCGCCTGCGGGGTCGCAGTCCTGTTCGACCGTGCACCAGCCGTCGAAACTGTTGTCCAGCAGGACCTGGCGGACGGCGGGGAAGTCGACATCGCCGTCGCCCAGATTGCAAAAGATGCCCTGCGCGCAGGCGTCGTAGAAGCCGGTGCGGTTGGCGATCACGTCCGCCTTCACCTTTGGGTTGATGTCCTTGAAGTGCATGTAGCTGATGCGGCCGATGTGTTTGCGCATGAAGGCGACGGGGTCGAAGCCCGCGTAGGAGTGGTGGCCGGTGTCGAAGCAGATTTTGAGGATTGTGTCGTCGATGTCGCCCAGGAGCCGTTCAAGCTCCGGCTCGAAGTCGATGAAGCCTGCGGCGTGGGCGTGGATGCCGACGGTGAGGCCGTAGTCTTCGGTGCCCATTTTCGCCACCGTTGCGATGCGGTCGCGGAAGGCGGTCCATTCGGCGGTGTCCATCTGTTCGGCTTCTGACGCGCGGCCTGCGGTGGGGGCGCGGCGTGGCGAGATCGAGTCGATGAGGACGAGGTGGTTTGCGCCATGGGCCTTGAGCGCCTTGCAGGTCCGTACGGCGCCGTCCATCACGTCGTCCCATGCGTCTGGGTCGTGGAAGGGGCGGAAGACGACGCCGCCCACCAGTTCCTGTCCGAACTCTTCCAGCGCGTCGCCCAAGCGTGCGGGGTCTTCTGGCATGAAGCCCACGGGGCCCAGTTCGATGCCGGTGTAGCCTGCATCCGCGTTTTCCTGCAGCACCTTGCGCCAGGCGGGGTTGCGCGGGTCGTCCGCGAATTCCACGCCCCAGGAACAGGGGGCATTGCCGATCTTGATCATGTGTTTGCCTCTTTAGAAATCTGCGATGTTGACCCATGTCTCGGACCGAGACGATGCGAGGGCCGCAGCCACAACTTGGTTGACGCGCAAGCCTTCCTCGAACGTCGGCCACACCGGATCGCCTGTGTGGATGGCGGTCAGAAAGTCCTTTGCCTCGATGATGATCTGGTCCTGGTAGCCGGTGCCGTGGCCCGGCCCCTGGCAGAAGGGCAGGTAGTCGGGGTGGGCCGGACCGGTCAGGATCTTGCGAAAGCCGCGTTCGGCCTCGGGCCCCTCGGCGGTGTAGAGCCAGAGGGTATTCTGGTCCTCGCCGTCGAAGCGGATCGCGCCCCCGGTTCCATAGATGTCATAGGCATAGCCCATCTTGCGCCCTGTCGCGACGCGGCTGATGAAGAGGCTGCCGTTGATGCCGGAGGCGAAGCGCAGCGTGAGGTAGGCCTGGTCGTCGTTGGTGACTTCGACCCCGCCGCGCATAGGGTGGACGGTTTCGACACGGGCAAAGAGTGCCTCGATCGGGCCCATGAGGGCTTGCGCGCAGTTGATTGGGTGGGGGGCGAGATCGCCCATGCAGCCGTTGGCGTCGCCCTGGGCGCGCCATGTGCCGGGGTCGTTTGGGTCGGCGAAGAAATCCTCGGTCATCTCGCCCCGGAACGATGTGACCTGCCCGATGCGGCCGTCGGCCACCAGCTTGCGGGCGTATTGGGTGGCGGGGGTCTTGGCGTAGTTAAAGCCGACCATATTGGCCACGCCTGCCGCCTTGGCTGCCGCCACCATCTCGCGTGCGTGGTCGGGGGTTTCGGCAAGGGGCTTTTCGCACAGCACGGGCTTGCCTGCAGCAAAGGCCGCAAGTGCGATATCGCGGTGGGTGTCCTGGGGGGAGGCGATGACGATGGCCTCGACCCTTGGATCGTCAACCAGCACGCGCCAATCGTCTGTGGCACGGGCAAAACCATAGGTGGCGCGGTAGCGTTCTGCCGACGCCTGAGAGGTCGCGCAGACCATTTCGAGCCGCGGGCGCAGGGCCGTGTCGAACACGGCGGCCACGGCGCCAAACGCAACCGCATGGGCCTTGCCCATATAGCCGCCGCCGACGATGCCTATGCCGATTTCGGCCATTCGGGCTCCTCCCCAAAAAGTATTTGCAACCGGTTGCAATACCGGTATCGTCATACAGGCGGACGGGTCAATACAGAATCGTCACACCAGCATATCGCGCAAGCCACGGGAGGATTGAATGGCGGGCAGCGACACCGTGCGTCTGACGACGGCGCAGGCGATCATCCGCTATCTGGCGGCACAGTATATCGAGATTGACGGACAGGAATGGCGCCTGTGCGGCGGTGGTTTCGGCATCTTTGGCCATGGCAATGTGACCTGTCTGGGCGAGGCGCTGTATGATCATCGCGACGCGCTGCCGCTGTACCGAGGCCAGAACGAGCAGAGCATGGGGTTTGCCGCCGCCGCCTATGCCAAGACGTGGCTGCGCCAGCGGTTCATGTTCTGCACGGCGAGTGCGGGGCCGGGGACGGCGAACCTGCTGACGGCCTCGGCGCTGGCCCATGCAAACCGATTGCCGATGCTGATGCTGTGCGGCGATACGTTCATCACTCGCCTGCCGGACCCTGTGCTGCAACAGCTTGAGCATTTTGGCGATCCGACTTTCGGCGTGAATGACGCGTTCAAACCGGTGACGCGGTATTGGGACCGGATCACGCATCCCGCGCAGATCATCCAGTCCCTGCCCAACGCCATTGCGACGATGCTGGACCCTGCGGATTGCGGGCCTGCGTTTCTGGGTTTGCCGCAGGATGTGCAGGGCTGGGCCTACGACTATCCGCTTGAGATGTTTGAGAAAAAGCTGCACCGCATTCGGCGTCAGTTCCCGGATGCGGCTGAGGTTGCGGACGCTGCTGCCGCTTTGAAGGGGGCCAAGCGGCCCATGATCATCGCGGGCGGCGGGGTGCAATATTCCGGCGCGGTCGCGGAGTTGACCGGTTTTGCAGAGGCGACGGGCATCCCGGTGGTCGAGACCATCGCGGGCAGGGCTAATATGATCGACACCCATCCGCTGAATTGCGGACCCATGGGCGTGACCGGATCGGACAGTGCAAATGCGATTGCCGAACAGGCGGACGTGATCCTGTCCGTCGGGTGCCGGTTGCAGGATTTCACGACCGGGTCGTGGACGGCCTTTGCCCAGGACGCGCAGATCATCGGGTTGAACGCCGGGCGGCATGATGCGGGCAAGCATCGGTCGTTGCCCGTTGTGGGTGATGCGAAGCTGGGGCTGGAGGCGCTGGATGCCGCCATGACGGGGTATACGGCACCGTCCGGGTGGACGGATTTTGCCAAGGGCGCGCGGGCCAAGTGGACGGCTTATGTGGCGGAGAATGTGGCGCATGGGAACCGGCCCAATTCCTATGCGCAGGCCATCGGTGTCGTGAATGCCACCTGTGATCCCCGCGACCGGGTTGTGGCGGCGGCGGGCGGTTTGCCTGCCGAGGTGACGGCCAACTGGCGCACGCTGGATATCGGGACGGTCGATGTGGAGTTCGGCTTTTCCTGCATGGGCTATGAGATTGCGGGCGCCTGGGGTGCGCGGATCGCGCAGGCCGAGCGTGAGCCGGATCAGGATGTGATCACCTTCTGCGGAGATGGATCGTATCTGTTGATGAACTCGGATATCTATTCGTCTGTTCTGTCACGGAAAAAGATGATTGTGCTGGTGTTGGACAATGGCGGTTTTGCCGTCATCAACAAGTTGCAGAACAACACCGGCAACGAAAGCTTCAACAACCTGCTGAGTGACGCGCCGACGATCCCGGAGGCATTCGCCGTCGATTTTGAGGCGCATGCGGCCAGCATGGGTGCTGCGGCGGAGACGGTGGAGAACCCTGCCGCATTGGCGGAGGCGTTTGCGCGCGCGAAGGCGAGCGACAAGACATACGTGATCTGCATGAAGGTCGACGCGTTCGAGGGCTGGACCGAGGGCGGACATGCCTGGTGGGAGGTCGGCACGCCGCATGTGACGGAAAATGCCAAGGTGGCCGAGGCCCATGCGGATTGGGAAGCGTCCCGCCCGAAACAGCGGAAGGGCGTCTGATGCGGACCTTTACCGCCGACACAGCCAATCCCGCCGCCATCTGCGACGAGATGCTGAACGGCCCCGGTGCGGTGCGCATCACCGGCCTGTTTTCGGATGCCCAGATCGCTGATGCCCGCGCCCGCATCATGGCGCATTCGGATGGCGAGGGCGAAAAGGTCACGCATTTTCAGGGCGCTGCGGTCGAGGACGGTCGGGCGAACCTGCAGCGCCGGGTGTGGAACCTGCTGGCCAAGGGCGCGGTGTTTTCGGACATGGCAACGCATCCCGTCATCATGGCGGTGCTGCGTCGGTGGCTCGGGTCCGAATTCATCATGGGCTCCATCGCCGCGAACCGTCTGCTGCCCGGCGGGCCGGGACAGGAGCCGCATATCGACTTCCCGTACTGGGATTTTCATGCGCCCGAGACGCATCCCATGGGCTTGAATGCGTCTTTTCCGATGAACGCGCAGGTGACCGTAGCACTGGATCCGTTTACCGAAGAAAGCGGGGCGACCGCGTTCTTGCCGGGTTCGCAAAAGGACATGCGATATCCGACGGCAGAGGATCACGATCATTTCTATGCCAACTGTGCCCGGATGACGGGTGCGCCGGGGGATACGGTGATTTTCTTTGGTGCGGCGTGGCATTGTGCGATGCCGAATGGCGCGGATCACGACCGCAACGCGGTGCTGATCAACTACATCCCGAAATTTGTGAAGCCGCTGGAGGACATGCCCGGTGCGCTGCCGCAGGCGTTTCTGGACGCGGCGAGCCCGGAGATGCGCCAGCTTTTGGGCTTTGACTACAAGTATCCGGAGATCCTGGATCAGGCAGACGCCGTGAATGCCGAGGGCATCACGTGAGCGCGCTTTTGGACGGGATCAGGGCCAATGACTTTGTCATCGTGGGCCGGGCGGGGATTGATTTCTTTACCGATGTGGGCGTGCGGGCCGAGGATGCGGAGCGGCTGACGGTGGACCTTGGCGGATCAGCGGCCAATATCGGGGCAGGCATCTGCAAACTGGGTGGCAGGGCCGCACTTGTCACCTCTGTCAGCGACGACTCGGTCGGCAGCTACTGCATCAACCGCCTTCAGCACTACGGCGTAGACACCACTCACGTGAACAAGGTTGGCGGCGAACACCGCAACTCGCTGGCCTTCTACGAAAGTGTGCTCGAAGGGCACCGGAACGTCATCTACCGCAACGGGGCGGCTGATTTTCAGATGAGCGTCGCGGATGTGGAGGCGGTGGATTACGCCAAGTATGGCGCTCTGATCACCGCGGGTACGGTCTTTGCTGCCGAGCCGTCGCGCAGTGCCACGTTCCGGGCGTTTGACTTGGCCAAAGCCGCCGGTTTGCCCATCATCTTTGACGTCGATTACCGCCCCTATTCCTGGCCGTCGCCAGAGGTGGCCGCCGATGTGCTGAGCCGCGCGGCGGAGGCATCCGACATGATCGTCGGCAATGACGAAGAGTTCGGATTTATGGCCGGGGACATGGACAAGGGGCAGGCCAAGGCCCGTGCGTTGTCCGAGGCCGCCGCCGAAATTGTCATCTACAAGATGGGTGAGAAGGGCGCTGTGACCTATGCCGGTGGCAAGGAGATTGCGACCGGCATTTACCCTGTCACCGCCGTGAAACCCAACGGGGCCGGGGACGCGTTCATGGCGGGGCTGATGACCGGGCTGGCCGACGGGCGTGACCTGAAAACGGCGATCCTGCGCGGGTCGGCCTGCGCGTCCATCACCGTCTCGCAACCGGGCTGCGCGCCTGCGATGCCAACCCCCGACCTGCTGGATGATTTCCTGACCACCCATCCCGGTCCGACAACCCCATAAGAAGGAGGCAAGCCGATGCACATCGCGCCTTACGACAACCAGAACAAGCCGATCGTGGATGTGGAGGATGCCACCGTCCCGCTGAATTACTTCAACATCGTGAAGCTGAAGAAGGGCGAGGCGTTTGAATATGCGGTGCCGGGGTATGAGACCTGCATCGTGCCTGCGACTGGCACCGTCGATGTGGATGTCGAGGGGTTCAAGGCGGACGGCCTTGGCGGGCGCGGTGTGGATGTGTGGGATGGCGAGCCGGAGGGCGTCTATGTGCCTACGGCTGCGAAGGCCGAGATGGTGTGCGTGTCGGATGAGGCCGAGGTGTTCGTGGCGGGTGCGCGCCATGACAAGGTGCTGGAGGCCTTCGCCGTGCGCAATGACGAGCTGGATCTGGTGCAATACGGGTCGGACGACACCAAGACCCATCGCAAGATCAAGCACATCCTGGGCACCAAGTACCACGACAAGGTGGGCCGCCTGCTGGTGTCGGAGCTGTTCACCGTCGGGCAGGGCGGCTGGTCCGGCTTTCCCAGCCACAAGCATGACACCGACCGGTCCGAAGCCGGCGAGGTCATCGAGACGCGGCATGACGAGACCTACAATTTCCGCTTCCGGCCCAAGCATGGCTCGGGCGTGCAGATGTTGCAGCGTGCCGAAGGTCAGGCGGGGGATGCCTATCACATCGTGGATGGGTCGACGATCTGCCTCGACAACGGCTATCATCCCTGCGCGGTGCTGCCGGGATACGAGATGTATTACTTCACCATCCTTGGTGGGCTGAGCCAGCGCAGTCTGGTGCAGTATTTCCAGCCCACCCATGCCTATCAGATCGAGACGATACCGGGCATCAAGGACATGATCGCGAAGTTCAAATGACCCTTGCGACGCTGGCAGAGGTGCTGGGCCCGGCCAAGGCCGAAGGCCACGCCGTGGCCGGTCTGGTCACGCTGGGCTGGGAAGACATGCGCGCCTATGTGGCGGCGGCTGAGGCCGAGGGCTGTCCCGTGATCCTGCAGGCAGGGCCGTCGTGTCGGACGCACACGCCGCTGCCGGTTTTGGGCAAGATGTTCCGCCATCTGGCGGAAGGGGCAAGCGTGCCGGTCGTGGCGCATCTGGATCACGGCTACACCTTTGAAGAGTGCAAGGAGGCGTTGGAGAGCGGTTTCACTTCGCTCATGTTCGACGGCTCGCGCTTGCCCTTGGCCGAGAACATTGCGCAGACAAGGGCCATTGTTGAGATGGCGCATGGCGCTGGCATCTCCTGCGAGGGCGAGATCGGGTTCGTGGGCTATGACAATGGGGAAGAGTCGGCGGGCACTGATCCTAAAGAAGCGGCGCAGTTTGCTGCCGAGACCGGGGTGGACGCGATGGCGATATCGGTCGGGAATGTGCATTTGCAGACGGACCAGTCAGGGGGCCTTGATGAGGACCGGATCGCGGCTATTCAGGCCGTCACGGACGTGCCGCTGGTCATCCATGGCGGGTCGGGCGTGCCCGCGGACCAGCGGCGCAGGCTGGCGACGGGCACCAACATCTGCAAGTTCAACATCGGGACGGAGCTACGGCAGGCCTTTGGCCATGCGCTGCGTGATGCGGTGAACAGTGACCCGGACCGCTTTGACCGGGTGCAGATTCTGAAGGACACGCATGAGCCGTTGGTTGCGGCGACGCGGACCGTCCTGCGGACAATGAGAGTACATACATGATAAATATCGCACTTCTGGGCTGTGGCCGTATCGGGCAGGTCCATGCCCGCAGCCTGATGGGGCTGGAAGGCGCGCAGGTGGCCGCTGTCGCGGACGCCATGCCAGAGGCGGCGAATGCGCTGGCGGTCCGCACAGGGGCAAAGGTGATGGAGGTCGAGGATGTCCTTGCCTCCTCTGACATCGACGCGGTGGTGATCGGGACGCCGACGACCACCCATTATGACCTGATCCATGGCGCGGCGCGCGCGGGCAAGGCGATTTTCTGTGAAAAGCCGATTGATCTGAACGCGGGGCGCATCCGCGATTGTCTGGCCGTTGTCGAGCAGCATGGCGTGCCGTTTTTCATCGCGTTCAACCGGCGGTTCGATCCGAACTTTCGCGCGTTGAAAAGCCAGATTGACGCGGGCCGCATAGGCAAGGTCGAGATGGTGACGATCCTGTCCCGTGACCCGTCGCCGCCGCCGATCGGGTATATCAAGACCTCTGGCGGGCTGTTCCGCGACATGATGATCCACGATCTGGACATGGCGCGGTTTCTGCTGGGCGAGGATCCGGTGGAGGTCTTTGCTCATGGGTCGTGCCTTGTGGACCCTGCGATCGGGCAGGCGGGGGATGTGGACACGGCGATGGTGTCCTTGCGCACGGGGTCGGGCAAGCTGTGCCAGATTTCCAACTCGCGCCGCGCCACATATGGCTATGACCAGAGGATCGAGGTGCATGGGTCAGCCGGGATGTTACGGGCTGACAATGTGCTGACGTCCACCGTCGAAGTGTCGGATGCCGGCGGTTTTACTCGCGCGCCGACTGAACCGTTTTTCCTGGAACGCTATGCGGCCGCCTACACCGCCGAGATGCAGCATTTTGTCGAGGTGTTGACCGCAGGTACGCCGCCGAACCCAAGCGGGATCGACGGCCTGAAGGCGCAGGTGATGGCGGATGCGGCGCAAGCCTCGTACGAGGCGGGGGCGCCGCAGGCCTTGGATTTCAGCTAGATCGCCGCGCTGTAGGTGCGCTGGTCGGTCTGCGCAGTTTGGTCGGTGGCCAGCGTACCGGCGATCATCCGCACCAGCGGGTGTGCCCAGCGGGCGATGGTCAGTGTCTTGCCATCCCAGGACACGGCATCGCCGAACCGTTCAACAATGTGCAGGATGCAGGAGAGGATCATCTGATCGGCCCGTTGCGACAGCGACAGGGTGGCTGCGTGGTAGCACATGAGCTGTTCAACGATGTCCGCGCGCAGGTGGTCCGTTTCCGTAAGCACGTAGCCGCGCCACATGGCGGGTGCGTTCGCTTCGACCTGGGCTGCGTATTTGCCGGTCACGGGGATGTTCTGGGCAAAGCCCTGCGGGTAGGTTGAGATGGCCGATGCCCCGAGCCCCACGAGATACGGTGCTGTGTCGTCGGTGTAGCCCTGAAAGGACCGCGTGAGACGCTTGTCGAAGAACGCCTTGGCCAGCGCGTCGTCGGGGCGGGCGAAGTGGTCGATGCCGATCTGCACATAGCCGCGGCCTAGCAGCGTGCGCCGCGCCAGATCAAAAAGGGCGAGGCGTTTTTCAGGGGCGGGCAACGCCTCGCTCGGGATGAGGGACTGGCGTTTCGACATCCAGGGCACGTGGGCATAGCCGAAGAGCGCGATACGCCCCGGCTCCATCTCGAGCGCCGCATCCAGCGTCGTCGCAAGCGTCTGTTCCGTCTGGTAGGGCAGACCGTAGAGCAGGTCGAAATTCAACGCGTCCACGTCGAGCGCGCGAAGCTGGTCCACGACGCTGGCCGTGAGGTCGCGGGACTGTTCGCGCCCAATGGCCTGTTGGACCTGGGGGTCGAAGTCCTGGATACCTAGACTGGCGCGCGACAGACCGTGGTCCTTGAGCATGGCGAGGCGTTGGGGGCCGACATCCGTCGGGTCCACCTCGACCGAAAACTCGTCAAGTGCGCCGAGGCCCCAGATGTCATTCAGTCCGGTCAGGAGGTCGTTCAGCACGGGCGCGGGCAGGATCGTCGGCGTTCCTCCGCCCAAATGCAGGCGCCGGGTCTGGACCCCGTTCGAAAAGCCGTTGCGCATCTGCTGCGCTTCGGTCAGCACACGCTCGACATAAGGCGCCAGCGGCGCTTCGCTGCGCGTCCCTTGGGTGCGGCAGGCGCAGAACCAGCACAATCTGCGGCAAAACGGAATGTGGACATATAGCGAAATCTCTGCATCCTTGGGCGCATTGGATTGCCAGGTGCGGACGCAGTCCGCGTCGACCTCCTCGCTGAACCAATTGGCGGGAGGGTAGCTTGTGAAGCGCGGCACCCTTGCATCGAAAAGGCCATGACGGCGGAGTTCGGAAACGTGTTTCATGCCACCAAGTTGAGTGAGGCGCAGGTTGCGCGCATTGACCCAGATCAACGGAGGGCGAGATGAACAAGCCGCTGACGGCCATCGACAACTGCTCAAGCTGCCCGATCCGCCATCGCGCGGTGTGTGCGCGATGCGATGATGACGAGCTGGTCGAGTTGAACGGGATCAAGTTCTATAAATCCTATTCCGCCGGTCAGACCATCGCCATGCGCGGTGATGCGCTGGACGTTGTTGCGTCGGTGGTCAGCGGCACAGCAACATTGGAGCGTGCCATCGAAGATGGGCGCACGCAGTTGGTCGGTCTGCTGTTGCCGTCGGATTTCATCGGCCGCCCGGGCCGTGCGACGCTGCAATATGATGTGACGGCGGTGACCGACGTGACGCTGTGTTGTTTTTATCGCAAACCGTTCGAAGCGCTGCTGGTGCGCATACCGCATGTGCAGGAGCGGATGCTGGAGATGGCGCTGGACGAGCTGGACGCGGCGCGCGACTGGATGCTGCTCTTGGGCCGCAAGACGGCGCGGGAGAAGATCGCCAGTTTCCTGATGCTGATCGCGAAGCG from Tateyamaria omphalii encodes:
- a CDS encoding alpha/beta fold hydrolase, which produces MRLWREAAADDAPSPPDQRNWPRAQAQGNTGAAHTRDTITATTGSRTKTIPARGALDVLRAQRIGFCDAADGVKIAYATSGTGAPILKTANWLTHLEFDWTSPIWGRRFSELARDRTLIRYDERGCGLSDCDVRDLSFDAFVEDLEAVVNKLDIERVPLPGISQGAAVAVEYAARHPERVSGLILISGYAAGWRHMASPEEHARREAVRDLTKVGWGTDNSAYRHIFPKTFMPDAGIEDLAWFDELQRLTTSPDNAARVISG
- a CDS encoding DMT family transporter, with translation MDRPTRRTEGSEVADGNTDNDTTSTRLVGIAWIILGVVVFTFFFASAKFVGTTDITLDIVFYRYVGGFMSICCVLALRRITPLQTTLRNVGLNLVRSTCGATGGSMMIAATAVLPVATATAIGLLDGVLIFLLGALLLKETPSRTTWSGLVLCLSGALCVVVIGQEGTFATASTQGLLLAVGGACFIAFEGVFIKVTGTRDRPIIALFYVNLFGCLLVFLALAIFGQLGALTDNILFIAWGPLAVFGQFCFFIGYRLAPLVIAGPVGYTWIIFSMLVGYLFFGEAVTMIAALGALLILLGGYLLSKGPA
- a CDS encoding Gfo/Idh/MocA family protein, with protein sequence MTKLQWGMIGGGEGSQIGPAHRLGAGLDGLFDFTAGALDHRPDAGRDYGQRLGLGDRAYGSWQDMLQAEAKRADKVDLVTVATPNATHFEITKAFLEGGFHVLCEKPMTMTVEEGQEIVEIAQKTGNICAVNYGYTGYSLVRHMRAMVARGDIGKVRLVVAEFAHGHHADATDADNPRVRWRYDPAQAGVSAQFADCGIHALHMASFVTGQEVEKLSADTVSCIDVRTLEDDAMVNFRMDGGAVGRLWTSSVAIGRQHGLTLQVFGETGGLRWSQEQPNQLHYMPLNERLQIIERGEANLSPEADRTTRVTIGHAEGMPLAFANIYTDLAEAIRARKEGRLMDPAANLYPRAEDGLRSMAAVFAVADSGKQDGKWLDARPPMFR
- a CDS encoding Gfo/Idh/MocA family protein, which produces MAEIGIGIVGGGYMGKAHAVAFGAVAAVFDTALRPRLEMVCATSQASAERYRATYGFARATDDWRVLVDDPRVEAIVIASPQDTHRDIALAAFAAGKPVLCEKPLAETPDHAREMVAAAKAAGVANMVGFNYAKTPATQYARKLVADGRIGQVTSFRGEMTEDFFADPNDPGTWRAQGDANGCMGDLAPHPINCAQALMGPIEALFARVETVHPMRGGVEVTNDDQAYLTLRFASGINGSLFISRVATGRKMGYAYDIYGTGGAIRFDGEDQNTLWLYTAEGPEAERGFRKILTGPAHPDYLPFCQGPGHGTGYQDQIIIEAKDFLTAIHTGDPVWPTFEEGLRVNQVVAAALASSRSETWVNIADF
- the iolD gene encoding 3D-(3,5/4)-trihydroxycyclohexane-1,2-dione acylhydrolase (decyclizing); amino-acid sequence: MAGSDTVRLTTAQAIIRYLAAQYIEIDGQEWRLCGGGFGIFGHGNVTCLGEALYDHRDALPLYRGQNEQSMGFAAAAYAKTWLRQRFMFCTASAGPGTANLLTASALAHANRLPMLMLCGDTFITRLPDPVLQQLEHFGDPTFGVNDAFKPVTRYWDRITHPAQIIQSLPNAIATMLDPADCGPAFLGLPQDVQGWAYDYPLEMFEKKLHRIRRQFPDAAEVADAAAALKGAKRPMIIAGGGVQYSGAVAELTGFAEATGIPVVETIAGRANMIDTHPLNCGPMGVTGSDSANAIAEQADVILSVGCRLQDFTTGSWTAFAQDAQIIGLNAGRHDAGKHRSLPVVGDAKLGLEALDAAMTGYTAPSGWTDFAKGARAKWTAYVAENVAHGNRPNSYAQAIGVVNATCDPRDRVVAAAGGLPAEVTANWRTLDIGTVDVEFGFSCMGYEIAGAWGARIAQAEREPDQDVITFCGDGSYLLMNSDIYSSVLSRKKMIVLVLDNGGFAVINKLQNNTGNESFNNLLSDAPTIPEAFAVDFEAHAASMGAAAETVENPAALAEAFARAKASDKTYVICMKVDAFEGWTEGGHAWWEVGTPHVTENAKVAEAHADWEASRPKQRKGV